The nucleotide sequence TtaactagactggctggccatgggtgctgggatctgctTGTTTCTCCTcccaacactggggttacaaACACAGGACTTTTATTGGATTCTGGAGATTTGAACCGGGGTTCTCATGCTCACATAGTTAGTGCATCTCCCCAGCGCCCCAAGAGCTAATTTACACGTGAGATTTTCTTCTAGTTCCCACCTCACTCTCGGGCACCCACAGGTATGATGGGTAGGTGCCTCTGCATCTGACCCTCAGCCAGTGGGAATTCACAGCTGTCTTGTCCACAGAGTTACAAGATAGACCTGGAAGGTCTACTCTTCAAGAAACCAAACAGAATGTAAACTCCCTCTGGTTAGTTTTACAAATCTTTATTGAAACTTACACATCAAGATGACAGCAATTCAGTGTTttgaaaacagtaacaaaaaggaACCCAAACTCAGGTCAGCCAGATACTGACACCACTGAGCTAGTTCCCGCCTGTTCAGCAGAAACAAAGGGTATATTGGTAATTTCTGCTGACAGGTGACAGGAACCTACACCAATGGGCACATCTGTAGCATCACCAGGGAAATCAAGATGAGTGTAAAACAGGTTCATTCATACGAATCCCAAAGACACTGTCCTACTGAGAATCTAGGTGGTTGCTATAGGGGTTCAAGTTCTTTTAGAACGAGCAATAGCAACCACTGTGACATCCTTTGCTCACTGGAGACACGGGTCCCCAGCTGAACAGCACATGCTGGAACTGAAGAAGGGTGGGTACTTTGACAGTCGTCATGGTAACACTGTCACCATTACAGTTGAAATAAGGAGTGGACAACTTTCCATGCTGGCCAGTCCTCAGGATCATCCAGCTTAATGGAGAATACGGCAGTGGGTTTGGAGTTTGTGTTGAGGACAGTTATTGCTGAGCGAAGTCACATGGTCTATAGTTTCATCCTGGTGACTTATTGCCTTAGGTAGGACTGGACAGCCAGCCACTCTAGTTAAAAAGGTCCTTAGTGCACATGGTATCGGGCAATGATTGCAAAGCTGCACCTGGAAATCAGACATCTGAGTTTCCATTGAATCTACAATCTACTGCTTTGATTTGGAAGGACAGGCAGCATTGAATATTGCTTACGTCCACAGCGAGGCTCCAGCAGGGATAGGCCATCGACCCTGGACAATACGATGAGGACTTTTGTGTGGCTTCAGTCCCTGTTCCCCAGTTTTTACTAGCAAGGTGCCAGCACTCAGGTCTGGCGTTAGACATCTCTGGGCAGCTGAGGGGATGTTTGGAGTACACTAGCCTCGTGCACTGCAGGCAGCCATCCCTTCCCCATTTCTGGACTCTTCTAGAGAGGCTGTGTCTGGACAAGCCTTCAAGGAGGACTAGGGCAGGGGTAAAATGTCCCAGAGAGTGAAGTGAGGATCTGCATGCACATGGAGAGCCCAGCACTGCCTGCTGTCCCTGTGGTCCATGGCTGGCTCTCAGCATCTCATATGGGCTTGTACAGCAGGGTGGTGACATACTTTTTCTTGTACCGGTGAGTTGCGCTGAGCACCATCACGCCGTCCTAAGAGGGTGGGAATGACCAAAGGCAGGACAGAGTCAGGGACACAGACTTTAGAGGACACGAGATTCGCCACAGGCTTAAGGAAAGCAGCTCCTGGGCAGAACCTGAACCAGAGCCTGACAGACCCCCAAAAGCTACCCTGGCTGTCAACACTTGCAGGCAATCCTGGCACGACAGGTCCTCAGACCTCATGCTCAGAAACTGCTCTAAGGCCAGACAAGCCGTACCTTGATAGAGAGTGCATACAGGTGGTTCAGCATGACGTGGTTCGGCTCCGGAAGCAGCGCTGGATCACACTGGAGGGAACAAAGGGAGATATGAACAAGCAGGATCTGGAAGGCAAGGTGATTTTCCTCCCTTACTTCACGGCACAGGCAGGGTAGCCGAGGACCTGTCCTCCCAAGCGGGGCAGTGGAAGGGCTGTATAGCTGGCAGTTGAGAAGGCTGAATCTATCATGGACTGGAATACTCCAGCCAAGCTTTCACCTGACCGGAGTCCCTGTCCCATCCTTACCGAGAAGAGGCAGAAGATCAAGGACCCACTGAAACACTTCCCTGGAACACAAGATATGCTGTGTCTACACGCCCCTGAGAAGTGGACACACGGACACGGCCTCACCACACCTTTCCACCACAAGAGCCCCGACAGTCCCTTCACTGCACATCCCCAACTCTAAGAGAACACACTCACACGGAGAACAGTGAAGCACAGGTGATGATTAGCTGTGGTGACTCAAAGCCGAGGAGGTCCCTCACTCAGGGAAGGTGTGTTCTTATCACTCAATACTCAGGGAACCCCAGTACTTTAGTGCCTTCAAGAGCTGCCAGCAGGCCCGTGAAGCCCAGAATGGGGAAAGCAAGAGCTCTGAGAAGGTGTGACCAGGCCTTCCAAAGGAAGCTGGATGGCCCTTCTCACGCTGTGCAGAGGACGCAGGAGAAGCACGCGGCATCCTAATGAGCTGCAGCGGTCAGTCTGGAACCTGCTGGGGACAGCAGCCTGCAGTCACGAGAGAACTGGAGGTGGAGGAGCAGGACTCCCAGGCCCTAGACCTAGCTCTGCCCTGGCAGCCCAGCCTCCCAGCACTGCACCTGTCCTGTCTCAGAGGCTAACAGCTTTGTCGCAGGTTCCCCGAGAGCCCCTGCTCGGCAGGCCTGGCAGAAAGAGAACAAGAGTTGGCCTCTGTGCCTCAGTAGAATGCTGCTTCAGCCAACTGCTGCTGGAAGTCCCAAGAACTACAGCTTTGATCTGCCAGTTTTCAGAGTGCGTCATGTTTGGGCTGTGCAAGTTCTGTGGAATACCTACACTGGACCAGTTACGTTCATCACTTTCTCTGTGTGGTTAGAGACCACTTACAATCTACTCTGTGCTGTTAATGAACACATAACTCAGTACTGTCTATGGATGATCCCTAGAGTTAGACATACaacccatgtgtctgtgtgtatctgtgtgcacatgcgtgtgcatgcaatGCACAAGTGCatccaaaggaaacaaaatctgGAAGCTGAAAAGACATCAGTCCGCTCATGTTCACTGCCGCACTGTTCACCACAGCCACGCTGTGGAGTCACAAACACAGGACACACCATCCTGGATGGGACACTGCACCATATGGAGGAGGTGGGCAGAAGGCATGCATTCATTGATTTTGGATGATAGTGGATGCACTGAGACCTCCTCCCTCAAAGTCCTGCTGCTGTTTTCCCTGTTAGGATGAACTAAAACCTGGAACTAGGAGTCCAAAACATACTCGTTCTCCCTTAGATTGCTTTTGTCCAATACCTCATTACAGCACTAGAAAAGAAACTATGACAACGGTATGTGGCGCAGCCTTAAAAAGGAAACATGAACTCTGTGGGCATTAAATACGCCAGACACGGAAGACAAAACCATAGGACATAAGCAAAATCTCTAAAAGGTAGGATAGGAGAGGCAGAACAATAGCTGTGGGGAAGACACTGGTCAGAGGGTACAAAATCTCTGTTGGATACGAGGAACAATTGTGAGAAGAGGCTGACCACAGTGACAATGTGCTGGATTTCTCAAAACCTTCAAGACTCTAACCTCTGCTGGGGATGCCACTCAGTATCTCTGTGACTGGAAACGGCCTGTTGGAGCCCAGGGCTGCCTGTGTCAGAGTGTGCCGGCACAGGTTCTCCCTACTCATGGCTCCCTTGGCAGGAGGAGGCGCCTTCCTTGCTTAGAAGGTGCTGGATGTCTTCCAACCTCTGAACTGtttcagaggagggagggagcagccTCACCCGATTCTTTCAGGATAGCAGCTAAGGGTCCTTGCAGACCCCACTGGCCGTCTGTATGAGCCATTGCCAACTTAGCGCTGGACACTGCTAGAAGATCTCAAGTTTGCTGGTTCTTATCCCCAGCCTCCTCCTGGATACAGACAGATGACCACACCAGCTGCTGTGTGTGGACTCTCAGCACAGAGGCGAGGCTGGTCCCTGAGAAAGCTGGGCCTTTTGAGAGGGAGTAGCAAACACTGCCCTGGTGGTCCAGCTCTAAGAGAAGGCCCCCACAGACACATCACGCTCACCAGCACGTGGAGTCTACTTACGGGTAGAGTGTTGAGTGCCATGGCTACTTTAGCACCTGTTACGGTTTGACGGCGTCCCCTAAAGCTCAAGTACTAGGACCTTAGTTCCCAGTGACTATCGGGAGATGGCAGTAACTGGTGATGAGTTAGATGGAGGCACCCTGAGAGTGGGTCAGGTGTCTTGAGGGCTCAAGCCTCGCCTGCTTTCCCACTGACGGCATGGCAGATACCATGCTTGTGTACGGCACAGCTGTTGGCCTACACCAAACCACTTCCCTTCTTCATAAGCACCTCGGTTTCTATTCTGTTTCAGCGGCAGACAATGGGTAAGATTGTGCCTTATGAACAGAGCTACATAGTATGGACAACTTAGGTTAAAAGAATGGAAAACCAGCCACAGGAAACAGCTGGCTGCGCGAGGCCCAGGCTCCATGTTTCCTTTCCGCAGGTCACTGGGCAGTTTCACAGAGGAAATGTGTTACGACAGCTTAAATTCTGATCCAGAAGGGCTGATGTTTCCAGAAGCAACTTGGTAATTCGATTCTAAAATGATATGGCCGGAGGAAGAATTCCAAGATCTAGCTGACCAAGAAGGGGTGGTTAAATATTTTCTAGTGAAATTTCAACGTAAATTTCACCAGCAGCTTTTGTCCTCCGCATCCGAGGACCATGGCAGTCCCCGCAGTGGAGGATACAAGTGTAAAAGCGGGCAAAGAGGAGAGCAGATGAGCACGGCCCTGTAGGGATCTGGACAGcgtactcacagagatgcccGTGTCCTTGTTCAGGATGACCTGCAGCAGGTGTGGCGGGAGGATGGGCGGGGCCTTGAACCGCTCTTCCGGTTTAGAGATGTAAGGCTCCTGATGGTAGGGTCCTGGTGGGGAGCTGGACAGCTCTGTCGGGAGATGGTGACAAGGATGCTAAGACCTAAGCTGATTTATGGCTTCCTTATCCAGCTTTCTGTCCTTGCTCCCTCAATACAGACTCCTATTTTCTTcaagagagaggaggaacagaGGGGATGAAAAACATCTGTAGAATCTGGGTGCTCGGAATAAACCTCAATGGTAAATTGAGATTCCAATGAAAGGACCGTTGTGGCAAAGCTAGGTGTCTGGGTCACACTAGCGGGAGCCATTCCTAATGACCTAGCCTCTCCTGTCAGAGGAAAGGCTTCCTTCTTCAGGCTGAGTTTGATGaatgccacaagttcaaggcttcaAAGTGGGAAAAGTGGCCTAGCCTAAGTTACAAGCTCTCCCAGGCAGAATAAAATAGGTTTTACGAGGCACCGgcatatcaaaaataaataaataacaataaagacCTAAGTGTAAAGTCTCTTTGGCTCCTCACTCTCAGGTCTGAGCATCTTTACTATCCAGACACAATTAAGAAGCTTCTGAAAGTACAGCACCTCAGGTCAGAAGCATCCCAAATACTGacatctggctggctggctggttggctggTTGGCTGAGGTACTGAGCCGTTATCCAAACATCAGGATGGGCTCTGGTCACCTGATCCTTAAGCTGGTCCAACTGCCAACTTTCTCAACATCATTTTCTAGGCCGGGCTCCCTTTACATGATCCAACCACATCTCAGTAGAAAAACTGAGAAAAGCATTCAGTGCAGGAAACTGAGCCATAAGGAATAAGCACATCATATTAAACAAACGAACTTGAGTGTCCAAAGGGGTTTAGCGCTGGGGGAGGGGCACCCGGCAGCAGTGAGGTGCACTTTGACTAAAGACTTTGGTGTGCAGATGAAGTTCCACACCAGACAGGGGGAGGAGTATGCGCAGCACCATCATGCTGCACCCTCTGCCTATTTGAAAATACGTGACTGGTCATCCGGAGACAGCCAGTGATCCCAATGCAAGAGCACCCAGATCCACAGCCAGCCAAGCCCACCAGTCTGTTTAGAGCTGTGATGTCAGAAGTGGTTAACAGTGAGACGCCAGAGGCAGACCCTCCAGACCCGCCCAAGAGATGATGGGAAATCTGTGAACTGAACTAAATCTGTCCTCTCCAACTGTTGGGTGCACTCCCGAAGATTCCCTTACTGTCTCCCACAGGGCCCAGGAAGCAGCCCCTGTGTACAAGAAGGGGAAGAGCAGCTGCCTCTGCCACCGGGATCACTATACATCGTTTCTCTTCAACTGTCCCTTGACATTCCAGGTAGTTTCTTCCTATGGGGTGTGGGTGGACAGCAGTCCCCAAAGCTCCGTGGTTAGAAGACTCTTGTCTACCAGGACTGAAAAGAGAGTTGTGCTATGCAGCCTTTTTCTCTCAGAAGCCTGACAAGCAGCTAATGGACTGCACAAGTGACAGCCAAGGTCACTGAGGTGTCCTTTATCACCTGTCAGCCTGCAATTCTCCAGACACTGAGTGGGGAGTGAGCTGGCAGCTCCCCTGGTGCTGGCTCATTACAGACCCAAAGTGTCCTTCTAGGGCCTCTTCAGCCCCGCCTGGTTCTGTTCCTAAAGCCAAGTGGAACTACAGAATAGCCCACAAGACAAGGCAGTGACATACGGCTTCTTTGGGGTTAAGCTTCAACAGCCAGAGCTGCGGGGTTAGGAATGAACTGCTGTGGCCTGGAGAGCTATAGTTGTCCACCTGGCCGGGCAGCTTCTGCTCAATTGTGAGAGGCAAGGGAAAGAGAAGTATGTCCAGGCTGCACAGCCCCAGTCTGCACACATGTGGGATAAAGTAACTGTTCATACCAGACACATCGGAGCACTTTTGGGAATCCACCATTAAAGCATCAAATACttcaaagtcagttttcttcacttGAATGATGTTGTTAACTGTGCCAAGCTGGCTGGTTACTattggctgggaagagacagacaggcagacatcataaCATGGAAGGTCTGTGGAGTTTTTCAGAGGACTAGAATTCCTGGCTGGGAGGTCTCACGGCCTGGCTAGCTACTCTTGGTCAATTATACCAATGACCTAGCAACTGGTGCTGTCTAACTCGGAGCCACACACAGGGAAAAGGGACCTGACAGCAAGTGACAAGGGAAGTGGTCAGTGTTGGTGTGCGGGCACCCAGAGGGCTGGGGGCTGCAGGAAGAGTACCTCAGAAGGATCGTGGGTCCACTGCCCATCCACAAAGAACTTGTACTGATGCTCTCCTTCAGGCAGATCCAGGATGGCTACAAAGTTATTTTGGctgcagaaagagaagaagcagTGTTTCAGCTGGGTGGGCTGCGCTCTGGCTCCAGGACCAACTGAGTTTGACTGCAGGAGAGCAGACATGTTCAACAATGCATGGTTACAGTCTCAACCCAGGAAAGCCACTTAAGAAAGCAGCAGGCAAGAGTTTCCAGAAAACTTCCTTTGCTCAGACACTAGGAACCTAGAATCCTAACACTGCAAGGTCAACGAATGGTTAATTCATGTTTTTCCAGTCTGCAGCCTGGGTGCCAAGGAGAGGCCAACAAAGGCAGCCACTAGCGGCCTAGCTTCCCTTTGCACAGGGAGATGGCCAGTGTTACAGAGctcacatgcatgaacacaaacTTACAGAACTACCCAGCAGTTCTTGAGTCCTGGCCATTTAGTTGTTTCTTGGCCTGAGCTGAACTAACTTGTTACAGGGCCTACTGGTTCCCTCCTTCATTGTCAGTCACGGGAGCACAGGGGTTCTAACAACCATCGGGCATGGATGGCTCAGGCGTGGTCACTAGTGAGCATGGAGACAGAATCCACACCAGGGTTTTGGAGGAAGCATCTCGTATATCCTTGCTAATGTCTTCAGAGCATGTACCTCCCAAAAGTACTAGAAGGGAAGTCCAAGAGTCCCTTACAGAGTGACTGTTTAGTGCAGGCAATGTGGGCTCAGACCTGCTCCTCTGAGGTTCCCAGCCAGTTCTTTCTCCATTGCACTAGGATTGACTTTTTCAGAAGAAACATGTAGCTGAGTGTCAGACTTCCTCTCCACTGAGAGACTGCTGTCTTCTGAAAACTGTGCATTTAAAGACAGTCATTTCTAGGGTTTGAGACCTGAACCAGATCTGTAACTCATTAAGCAAAATAGTTTCTCACTCAACATctatattacaaaaaaaaaaaaaaaaatcctttattctGTTCACCCGCAGAGAGCTTTTAGGAATAAGAATATATCCACAGCTAAAGTAACGAGGGAATGAAGTCCCACCATTACCTTCTTGTGAGGGGAAGTTTGCTCCAGTTGTTGAAGGACCCAGACAAGTAGACCTCTTTTCCACCCCCTGTCCATCGAAATACAGTTGGCCGAGCCTGGGCGGGGGCTTTATCATTCACTTCAAGATCATGCTGCCAGGCCAGGAACTCCTCCTTCTCTGGAGCCTAAGAGCAGAGCCGTTTACTCAGGGTCAGGCAGCCTCCCCACACCACCGCTAGCCTAAGAGCAGAGCCGTTTACTCAGGGTCAGGCAGCCTCCCCACACCACCGCTAGCCTAAGAGCAACTCTAATCAGGCAGCCTGGCCACTTACAGACTTGCGTCTGTCCCCCACCTGCAGAATGGAGATAGAAAAGCAACCGCTGTCGGTACTGTGCAGACTGAGATAGTCCCACAGTTGGTGCTTAATCATTAGCTACTATTACTGCGATTAGACTTCACAAAAACTCTAGAAGAAGCTAGAAGGCCTACTTGAAAGAAGACTGCCGTGAATCCAACGT is from Microtus pennsylvanicus isolate mMicPen1 chromosome 1, mMicPen1.hap1, whole genome shotgun sequence and encodes:
- the Prkab1 gene encoding 5'-AMP-activated protein kinase subunit beta-1, with product MGNTSSERAALERQGGHKTARRDSSGGAKDGDRPKILMDSPEDTDIFHSEEIKAPEKEEFLAWQHDLEVNDKAPAQARPTVFRWTGGGKEVYLSGSFNNWSKLPLTRSQNNFVAILDLPEGEHQYKFFVDGQWTHDPSEPIVTSQLGTVNNIIQVKKTDFEVFDALMVDSQKCSDVSELSSSPPGPYHQEPYISKPEERFKAPPILPPHLLQVILNKDTGISCDPALLPEPNHVMLNHLYALSIKDGVMVLSATHRYKKKYVTTLLYKPI